Proteins encoded by one window of Canis lupus dingo isolate Sandy chromosome 22, ASM325472v2, whole genome shotgun sequence:
- the CDC16 gene encoding cell division cycle protein 16 homolog isoform X5, protein MEEPINKRLFEKCLKDESGMKDPSSDWEMSQSSIKSSICLLRGKIYDALDNRALATYSYKEALKLDAYCFEAFDLLTSHHMLTAQEEKELLESLPLSKLCTEEQELLRFLFENKLKKYNKPSETVLPESVDGLQENLDVVVSLAERHYYNCDFKMCYKLTSVVMEKDPFHANCLPVHIGTLVELNKANELFYLSHKLVDLYPSNPVSWFAVGCYYLMVGHKNEHARRYLSKATTLEKTYGPAWVAYGHSFAVESEHDQAMAAYFTAAQLMKGCHLPMLYIGLEYGLTNNSKLAERFFGQALSIAPEDPFVMHEVGVVAFQNGEWKTAEKWFLDALEKIKAIGNEVTVDKWEPLLNNLGHVCRKLKKYAEALDYHRQALVLIPQNASTYSAIGYIHSLMGNFENAVDYFHTALGLRRDDTFSVTMLGHCIEMYIGDSEAYIGADIKDKLKCYDFDVHTMKTLKNIISPPWDFREFEVEKQTAEETGLVPLETSRKTPDPRPSLEETFEIEMNESDMMLETSMSDHST, encoded by the exons ATAAAGAGTTCTATTTGTCTCCTACGGGGGAAGATCTACGATGCCCTGGATAACCGAGCCCTAGCTACTTATAGCTACAAAGAAGCTTTGAAGCTGGATGCCTACTGTTTTGAAGCATTTGATCTTTTAACATCACATCACATGTTGACAGCCCAAGAAG aaaaagaacttcTTGAGTCACTACCTCTTAGCAAGCTCTGTACTGAAGAACAGGAATTGCTACGCTTTCTGTttgagaacaaattaaaaaag TATAATAAACCTAGTGAAACTGTCCTCCCCGAGTCTGTAGATGGTTTGCAAGAGAATCTGGATGTGGTAGTGTCTTTAGCTGAAAGACATTATTATaactgtgattttaaaatgtgctacaAACTTACTTCTGT AGTAATGGAGAAAGATCCTTTCCATGCAAACTGTTTACCTGTACATATAGGTACACTTGTGGAGCTGAATAAAGCAAatg AACTTTTCTATCTTTCTCATAAGTTGGTGGATCTATATCCTAGTAATCCT GTATCTTGGTTTGCGGTGGGATGCTACTATCTCATGGTTGGTCATAAAAATGAGCATGCCAGAAGATATCTCAG CAAAGCAACAACACTTGAGAAGACTTACGGGCCTGCGTGGGTAGCATATGGACACTCATTTGCAGTTGAGAGTGAGCACGACCAAGCCATGGCTGCTTACTTTACAGCAGCACAGCTGATGAAAGG gTGTCATTTGCCAATGCTGTATATCGGATTAGAATATGGATTGACCAATAACTCAAAATTGGCTGAAAGATTCTTTGGCCAAGCACTAAGCATTGCCCCAGAAGACCCATTTGTGATGCACGAGGTTGGTGTGGTTGCATTTCAGAATGGAGA ATGGAAAACGGCAGAAAAATGGTTTCTTGAtgctttggaaaaaattaaagcaattggAAATGAG GTAACAGTGGACAAATGGGAGCCTTTGTTGAACAACTTGGGGCATGTCTGCAGGAAGCTTAA AAAGTACGCTGAGGCCTTGGATTATCACCGTCAGGCACTGGTGTTAATTCCCCAGAATGCGTCCACCTATTCTGCCATTGGGTATATCCATAGTCTGATGGGCAATTTTGAAAATGCTGTTGACTATTTCCACACA GCCCTTGGTCTTAGACGAGATGATACATTTTCTGTTACAATGCTTGGTCATTGCATTGAGATGTACATTGGTGATTCTGAAGCTTACATTG GAGCAGACattaaagacaaattaaaatgttatgacTTTGATGTGCATACAATGAAGACactaaaaaacattatttcaccTCCGTGGGATTTCAGGGAATTTGAAGTAGAAAAACAGACTGCAGAAGAGACAGGGCTTGTGCCCCTGGAAACCTCACGGAAAACCCCAGATCCCAGACCTTCTTTGGAAGAAACCTTCGaaattgaaatgaatgaaagtgacatgatgctggagacctCAATGTCAGACCACAGCACATGA
- the UPF3A gene encoding regulator of nonsense transcripts 3A isoform X4: MRSEKEGVGGPGAAVPGRGPSGRERQSAVGVQFRRESPWREAEAHPALSSGGGVGAGKPREEKTALSKVVIRRLPPGLTKEQLEEQLHPLPAHDYFEFFPADLSLYPHLYSRAYINFRNPEDILLFRDRFDGYIFIDSKGLEYPAVVEFAPFQKIAKKKLKKKDAKTGSIEDDPEYKKFLETYCVEEEKPNANPETLLGDIEAKTRELIDHLYTCFPTSLEDSRREARRAKEEGTGEEAFTGRRKEEEERRGEV, encoded by the exons ATGCGCTCGGAGAAGGAGGGGGTCGGAGGCCCTGGGGCGGCAGTTCCTGGGCGGGGCCCGAGCGGGAGGGAGAGGCAGTCGGCTGTGGGAGTCCAGTTCCGCCGGGAGTCGCCGTGGCGAGAAGCAGAGGCACACCCAGCCTTGTCCTCCGGCGGAGGGGTCGGCGCGGGCAAACCTCGCGAGGAGAAGACGGCTCTGAGCAAG GTGGTCATCCGGCGGCTGCCCCCGGGCCTCACCAAGGAGCAGCTGGAAGAGCAGCTGCACCCCCTGCCCGCGCACGACTACTTCGAGTTCTTCCCCGCCGACCTCAG TCTTTATCCTCATCTCTACTCAAGAGCATACATTAATTTTAGAAATCCTGAGGACATCCTTCTTTTTAGAGATCGTTTTGATGGCTATATCTTCATTGACAGTAAAG GCCTAGAATATCCTGCAGTGGTAGAATTTGCCCCATTCCAGAAGATAGCCAAAAAGAAGCTAAAGAAAAAGGATGCCAAAACTGGAAGCATTGAAGACG atccAGAATATAAGAAGTTTTTGGAAACTTATTGTGTGGAGGAAGAGAAACCTAATGCGAATCCCGAAACACTTCTGGGAGACATAGAGGCAAAGACAAGAGAACTTATTG ATCATTTATACACATGCTTTCCCACGTCTCTAGAGGATTCGAGAAGAGAAGCGAGAAGAGCGAAGGAGGAGGGAACTGGAGAAGAAGCGTTTacgggaagaagaaaagaggaagaggagagaagaggagaggtgtaa